One genomic window of Acetobacter sp. includes the following:
- the fdxH gene encoding formate dehydrogenase subunit beta — protein sequence MGMQSQDIIRRSATNGFTPTPQVRSHETEVAKLIDVSLCTGCKGCQVACSEWNDLRDEVGHNVGVYDNPADLTAETWTVIRFDEVEDESDKLEWLLRKEGCMHCEDPGCLKACPSPGAILQFANGIVDFQSEQCIGCGYCVAGCPFDIPRISKTDNRAYKCTLCADRVAVGQEPACVKTCPTGAIAFGSKAEMKDLAAERVEELKGRGHDGAGLYDPAGVGGTHVMYVLTHADKPELYHRLPANPTISPVVRGWKEWLKPVGALGFIATVAGAFAHYMGVGPNTTDETPEAGPEHIPEPEKELETAGNDSSEDRRDA from the coding sequence ATGGGCATGCAGTCACAGGACATCATCCGCCGCTCCGCCACCAATGGTTTTACTCCGACGCCTCAGGTCCGCAGCCATGAAACGGAAGTCGCCAAACTGATCGACGTTTCCCTCTGCACGGGGTGCAAGGGCTGTCAGGTTGCGTGTTCCGAATGGAACGATCTGCGTGACGAGGTCGGGCACAATGTGGGCGTTTATGACAACCCCGCCGATCTTACGGCGGAAACATGGACGGTCATCCGCTTCGATGAAGTCGAGGATGAGAGCGATAAGCTGGAATGGCTTCTCCGCAAGGAGGGCTGTATGCACTGCGAGGATCCGGGCTGCCTGAAAGCATGTCCCAGCCCCGGTGCGATTCTACAGTTCGCAAACGGTATCGTCGATTTCCAGTCCGAGCAGTGCATCGGCTGCGGGTACTGCGTGGCGGGTTGTCCTTTCGATATTCCCCGCATCAGCAAGACCGACAACCGCGCCTATAAATGCACGCTCTGCGCGGACAGGGTGGCTGTGGGACAGGAACCGGCCTGTGTGAAAACCTGTCCGACGGGCGCGATCGCTTTCGGCTCCAAGGCTGAAATGAAGGATCTCGCGGCCGAGCGGGTGGAGGAACTCAAAGGCCGCGGGCATGATGGGGCCGGCCTGTACGATCCTGCTGGCGTTGGGGGCACGCACGTCATGTATGTGCTGACACACGCGGATAAGCCTGAACTCTATCACCGCCTGCCTGCCAATCCCACGATCAGCCCTGTTGTCCGTGGCTGGAAGGAATGGCTCAAGCCTGTGGGCGCACTTGGTTTCATCGCCACAGTGGCGGGCGCCTTTGCGCATTACATGGGCGTCGGTCCCAACACGACGGATGAAACGCCGGAAGCCGGGCCGGAACATATTCCGGAACCTGAAAAAGAACTGGAAACAGCCGGTAACGACTCTTCAGAAGATCGGAGGGACGCGTGA
- the fdnG gene encoding formate dehydrogenase-N subunit alpha: MTTLGRRDFLKNTGACIAGASAVALGFTPPLAHAQETRQYKLLRAKETRNNCTYCSVGCGILMYSLGDGAKNAKPSIFHIEGDPDHPVSRGSLCPKGAGLVDFIHSESRLQYPTYRAPGSNEWKRISWDEATSRIARLLKDDRDKNFIQRNEKGELVNRWLSSGMLASSAASNETGLLDFKFARSLGMLGLDCQARLCHAPTVSALAPSFGRGAMTNNWVDIKNANVVLIMGGNPAEAHPVGFKWVMEAKIRNAARVMVVDPRFNRSAAVADFYAPIRAGSDAAFLLGVIRYLLSQDKIQHEYVIAYTNAALIVREDFEFHDGIFTGYDAAKRSYDMGSWDYERDEQGFARKDPTLQNPRCVLNLLRQHVSRYTPELVSQITGTSEKDFLHVCEELASTSVPDRTATMLFALGWTHHTNGAQVIRTAAMIQMLLGNVGMPGGGLNALRGHSNIQGYTDLGLLSTRLPGYMNLPKDSQQTIETYLEATTPKSDEPNEVNYWHNTPKFFVSLMKTLWGDHASADNSWGYDWLPKWDRSYDMLAYFELMHQGKVNGYIAQGFNPLAAMPDKNRMREALSKLKFLVTIDPLDTETSNFWRNEGVYNDAKPEEIQTEVFRLPSTCFAEENGSIVNSARWLQWHFSGAKPPGDAWSDGRILGTIYTKMRDLYTREGGTCPEPVLNMQWNYHDPEEPTPEEVAQESNGYALADIQDASGQVVVRKGELLPDFSVMKDDGTTSSYCWIFAGSWTQAGNQMARRDNTDTGLGNTPGWAWAWPANRRLLYNRASLDPQGRPWDPRRQIISWDGKRWGGADVPDYPLTSPPGSGVGPFIMQSEGVSRLFAGRSMADGPFPEHYEPTESPVTGPALGKVVRHNPVARMFADEMSRMGSPDQFPYVATTYSITELFRHWTKHSHLNAIMQPEQFVEIGERLAGKLGVVAGDKVRVSSKRGYIEAKAVVTKRLKRLNVMGNDLDQVGIPCHWGFRGATRKGFLANTLTPAIGDANSQTPEFKAFLVNVEKA, encoded by the coding sequence ATGACGACCCTTGGGCGTAGAGACTTTTTGAAAAACACCGGCGCTTGCATCGCCGGTGCCAGCGCTGTCGCTCTTGGGTTTACGCCGCCTCTGGCCCATGCGCAGGAGACGCGACAGTACAAGCTCCTGCGGGCGAAAGAGACACGCAACAACTGCACCTACTGCTCGGTCGGTTGCGGAATCCTGATGTATTCGCTTGGTGACGGCGCAAAGAACGCGAAACCCAGCATCTTCCATATTGAAGGCGATCCGGACCATCCTGTGAGCCGTGGTTCGCTGTGTCCGAAGGGTGCGGGGCTGGTTGATTTCATCCACAGCGAGAGCCGCCTGCAATATCCGACCTATCGCGCGCCGGGCAGCAATGAATGGAAGCGGATAAGCTGGGATGAGGCGACCAGCAGGATTGCCCGCCTGCTGAAGGATGACCGCGACAAAAACTTTATCCAGCGCAACGAGAAAGGCGAACTGGTCAATCGCTGGCTCAGTTCTGGTATGCTGGCGTCTTCCGCAGCCAGCAATGAGACCGGTCTGCTGGATTTCAAGTTTGCCCGCTCCCTTGGAATGCTGGGTCTGGATTGTCAGGCCCGTCTCTGTCACGCTCCGACGGTCTCAGCTCTTGCTCCGAGTTTCGGGCGTGGCGCGATGACCAACAACTGGGTGGATATCAAGAACGCCAATGTCGTTCTGATCATGGGCGGCAACCCGGCTGAAGCCCATCCGGTTGGTTTCAAATGGGTTATGGAAGCCAAAATCCGTAACGCCGCCAGGGTGATGGTGGTTGATCCCCGCTTCAATCGCAGCGCCGCCGTTGCGGATTTCTATGCGCCGATCCGGGCAGGGTCCGATGCGGCCTTCCTGCTGGGCGTGATCCGATATCTCCTGAGTCAGGACAAGATTCAGCATGAGTATGTGATCGCCTATACGAATGCGGCGCTGATCGTTCGGGAAGACTTCGAGTTCCATGACGGCATCTTCACCGGTTATGACGCGGCGAAGCGCAGCTACGACATGGGGTCGTGGGACTATGAGCGCGACGAACAGGGGTTTGCCAGAAAAGATCCCACGCTCCAGAATCCGCGCTGTGTCCTCAATCTTCTCCGGCAGCACGTCAGTCGCTACACGCCCGAACTCGTCTCGCAGATCACAGGCACGTCCGAAAAGGATTTCCTGCATGTCTGTGAGGAACTCGCCTCCACCAGTGTCCCTGATCGCACGGCAACCATGTTGTTCGCCCTTGGCTGGACGCATCATACAAACGGCGCGCAGGTTATCCGCACGGCAGCCATGATTCAGATGCTTCTCGGCAATGTCGGGATGCCTGGCGGCGGTCTGAATGCTCTGCGCGGGCATTCGAACATTCAGGGCTACACGGATCTCGGCCTGCTCTCCACACGTCTGCCGGGCTATATGAACCTTCCGAAAGACAGTCAGCAGACAATCGAGACGTATCTGGAGGCCACGACACCGAAGAGCGATGAGCCGAACGAGGTCAATTACTGGCACAACACACCCAAATTCTTCGTCAGCCTGATGAAAACCCTCTGGGGCGATCATGCATCCGCGGACAACAGCTGGGGCTATGACTGGCTGCCGAAATGGGATCGCAGCTATGACATGCTGGCCTACTTCGAACTGATGCATCAGGGAAAGGTTAACGGCTACATCGCGCAGGGCTTCAATCCGCTTGCCGCGATGCCCGACAAGAACCGGATGCGCGAAGCGCTCTCGAAACTGAAATTCCTCGTCACGATCGACCCGCTGGATACGGAAACCTCCAACTTCTGGCGCAATGAGGGCGTCTACAACGACGCAAAGCCGGAAGAGATCCAGACCGAGGTCTTCCGGTTGCCATCCACCTGCTTTGCTGAAGAAAACGGTTCAATCGTCAACTCGGCCCGCTGGCTTCAGTGGCATTTTTCGGGTGCAAAACCGCCGGGCGATGCCTGGAGCGACGGGCGTATTCTCGGCACCATCTATACAAAGATGCGGGATTTGTACACGAGGGAAGGCGGAACCTGCCCCGAACCCGTGCTGAACATGCAGTGGAATTACCACGATCCGGAAGAGCCGACCCCGGAAGAAGTGGCGCAGGAATCCAATGGATACGCCCTTGCGGACATTCAGGACGCCTCAGGTCAGGTCGTGGTGCGTAAGGGTGAGCTGCTGCCCGACTTTTCTGTCATGAAAGATGATGGGACGACCAGCAGTTACTGCTGGATCTTTGCCGGTTCCTGGACGCAGGCCGGAAACCAGATGGCGCGCCGCGATAACACCGATACCGGTCTTGGCAACACGCCGGGCTGGGCATGGGCATGGCCCGCCAACCGACGGCTGCTGTATAACCGCGCATCGCTGGATCCGCAGGGGCGTCCGTGGGACCCGCGCCGCCAGATCATCTCATGGGACGGAAAGCGCTGGGGCGGAGCGGATGTGCCTGACTATCCGCTCACCTCCCCTCCCGGCAGTGGCGTCGGGCCGTTCATTATGCAGAGTGAAGGCGTGTCGCGCCTGTTTGCCGGCCGGTCCATGGCTGATGGCCCGTTCCCGGAACATTACGAACCCACCGAAAGTCCTGTCACGGGGCCTGCGCTTGGCAAGGTCGTCCGGCACAATCCTGTTGCCCGCATGTTTGCCGATGAGATGTCCCGTATGGGCAGTCCGGATCAGTTCCCCTATGTGGCCACGACCTACTCCATCACGGAACTTTTCCGTCACTGGACGAAGCATTCGCATCTGAATGCCATCATGCAGCCGGAGCAGTTCGTGGAGATTGGCGAACGGCTTGCCGGCAAACTGGGAGTCGTCGCGGGCGACAAGGTGCGCGTGTCTTCAAAGCGCGGTTACATTGAGGCAAAGGCTGTGGTCACCAAGCGGCTCAAGCGCCTCAATGTGATGGGAAACGATCTCGATCAGGTCGGTATTCCCTGCCACTGGGGTTTCAGGGGAGCGACACGCAAGGGCTTCCTTGCCAACACCCTCACGCCCGCCATAGGCGATGCAAATTCCCAGACGCCGGAATTCAAGGCCTTCCTTGTCAATGTTGAGAAAGCCTGA
- the urtE gene encoding urea ABC transporter ATP-binding subunit UrtE, translating into MAPAPVMGTLLDVGDLHVAYGASEVLHGINLRIAQGEILVLMGRNGMGKSTLMKSLIGNMGIRSGTIRLEGTELASLAACERVKAGLAYVPQGRMIFPAMTVKENIETGLFVRGKSSIPERLYALFPVLKEMGTRRGGNLSGGQQQQLAIARALATEPKLLLLDEPTEGIQPSIIRDMARTLRRIRDESGLGIMVSEQVLSFALDVADRIIVIEGGRIVHETTRADADIDQLTRFLSV; encoded by the coding sequence ATGGCCCCGGCTCCGGTTATGGGCACGTTGCTGGATGTAGGCGACCTTCACGTCGCTTATGGAGCCAGCGAAGTCCTGCATGGCATCAATCTGCGGATCGCTCAGGGCGAGATACTGGTCCTGATGGGACGAAACGGGATGGGTAAAAGCACGCTCATGAAGTCCCTGATTGGCAATATGGGCATCCGGTCAGGAACAATCCGCTTGGAAGGGACGGAACTGGCTTCGCTGGCGGCTTGTGAGCGCGTAAAGGCCGGTTTGGCTTATGTGCCACAGGGACGGATGATTTTTCCGGCGATGACCGTGAAAGAAAATATCGAAACCGGATTATTCGTGCGTGGAAAATCGAGCATTCCCGAAAGGCTGTATGCGTTGTTTCCGGTATTGAAGGAAATGGGGACACGGAGAGGAGGCAACCTGTCCGGTGGCCAGCAGCAGCAGCTTGCCATTGCCCGAGCCTTGGCGACAGAGCCGAAACTGTTGCTGCTCGACGAACCAACCGAGGGAATTCAGCCTTCGATCATCCGGGATATGGCCAGAACACTCCGCAGAATTCGCGATGAAAGTGGGCTTGGGATCATGGTGTCGGAACAGGTGCTTAGTTTCGCACTGGATGTCGCGGATCGGATCATCGTGATTGAAGGCGGTCGTATCGTGCATGAAACGACACGAGCAGACGCGGATATCGATCAGTTGACGCGCTTTCTGTCAGTCTGA
- the urtD gene encoding urea ABC transporter ATP-binding protein UrtD gives MTTTNEPLLEVEGLSVSFDGFKAVDDLSFRINRGEIRVIIGPNGAGKTTVLDLICGRTAATSGSIRFAGRELTRMKEYDIVRSGVGRKFQTPSVYEDLTVFENLEISYPRGRGVFEALFFRQDRAMLERINDIAAMIYLDDKLDQQASGLSHGQKQWLEIGMLLIQDPALLMLDEPVAGMTISERVRTAELLQRIIQSRSVLVIEHDMGFVEKIAHQVTVLHQGRIISDGSMEHVKNDPKVVEVYLGH, from the coding sequence ATGACAACAACGAACGAACCCCTTCTGGAAGTTGAAGGACTGAGCGTTTCTTTCGATGGCTTCAAGGCTGTTGATGATTTGTCATTCCGTATCAATCGCGGCGAGATCCGCGTCATCATCGGGCCGAACGGCGCGGGCAAGACGACGGTTCTGGATCTGATCTGTGGTCGCACGGCAGCCACATCCGGGTCCATCCGTTTCGCTGGACGCGAACTGACACGGATGAAGGAATACGACATCGTGCGCTCAGGCGTAGGGCGGAAGTTTCAGACGCCTTCCGTCTATGAGGATCTGACGGTGTTTGAAAATCTGGAGATATCCTATCCCCGCGGTCGAGGAGTCTTCGAAGCTCTGTTTTTCCGGCAGGACCGGGCCATGCTCGAACGGATCAACGACATTGCTGCGATGATCTATCTGGATGACAAACTGGATCAGCAGGCCAGCGGGTTGAGTCATGGCCAGAAACAGTGGCTGGAAATCGGTATGCTGCTGATACAGGATCCGGCGCTGTTGATGCTCGATGAACCGGTTGCAGGCATGACAATCAGCGAACGTGTACGCACAGCGGAACTGCTGCAACGTATCATCCAGTCACGTTCGGTTCTGGTCATTGAGCACGATATGGGTTTTGTCGAGAAAATTGCCCATCAGGTCACGGTTCTGCACCAGGGACGCATCATATCAGACGGCTCCATGGAGCATGTGAAAAATGATCCTAAAGTTGTGGAGGTGTATCTTGGGCATTGA
- the urtC gene encoding urea ABC transporter permease subunit UrtC, with product MLSLQNRKDILFFSILAVVLLVVLPAGLDAFRLTLVGKYLTYAFVAIGLVACWGDTGILSLGQGIFFGLGGYCMAMFLKLQASTPEATKSQSTPGIPDFMDWNQITALPWFWKPFHSLSFTFLAVLAVPTLLAMVIGIAMFRRRVGGTYFAIITQAIASILTILIIGQQGYTGGVNGITDLRTLDGWDIQSDHAKLVLYYVGAVLLLVCMLMVRFVRRSKLGRILRAIRDQEDRVRFSGYNVANFKIFIFAFCAAMAGIGGALFTLEVGFMSPTFVGIVPSIEMVIYCAVGGRNSLFGAVYGTLIVNWARTSFSESLPELWTFAMGGLFIGIVLFLPGGLASLYRTHLDRYVDRFLSVLGSRISSTTDEKA from the coding sequence GTTCTTCTGGTCGTGCTGCCCGCGGGGCTGGATGCGTTTCGCCTGACGCTGGTCGGAAAATATCTGACCTATGCCTTCGTGGCCATCGGGCTGGTCGCCTGCTGGGGCGACACGGGAATCCTCAGTCTGGGGCAGGGAATATTCTTTGGCCTTGGCGGGTATTGCATGGCGATGTTCCTGAAACTCCAGGCCTCGACACCAGAAGCGACCAAGAGTCAGTCCACTCCGGGGATTCCCGATTTCATGGACTGGAACCAGATCACAGCCTTGCCGTGGTTCTGGAAACCATTCCACAGCCTGTCCTTCACATTTCTGGCCGTGCTGGCAGTTCCGACGCTTCTGGCCATGGTCATTGGCATCGCCATGTTTCGCCGCCGTGTGGGTGGCACTTATTTTGCAATCATCACACAGGCTATCGCGTCGATCCTGACCATCCTTATCATCGGACAGCAGGGCTATACCGGTGGCGTCAACGGCATTACCGATCTGCGAACTCTGGATGGTTGGGATATCCAGAGTGACCACGCGAAACTGGTCCTTTATTACGTCGGCGCGGTTCTGCTGCTGGTCTGCATGCTGATGGTCCGTTTCGTGCGGCGCAGTAAGCTGGGCCGTATCCTGCGCGCGATACGGGATCAGGAAGACCGGGTCCGGTTTTCCGGATACAATGTGGCGAACTTCAAGATTTTCATCTTTGCGTTCTGCGCGGCCATGGCCGGTATCGGTGGCGCCCTGTTCACGCTGGAAGTCGGATTCATGTCGCCGACCTTCGTCGGGATCGTGCCGTCCATCGAAATGGTCATTTACTGTGCGGTCGGCGGACGGAACTCCCTGTTCGGAGCGGTGTACGGCACATTGATCGTCAACTGGGCACGAACGAGTTTTTCAGAATCGCTCCCCGAACTCTGGACCTTCGCGATGGGGGGACTGTTCATCGGAATCGTGCTGTTTCTTCCCGGTGGTCTTGCCAGCCTCTACCGGACTCACCTCGACCGATATGTGGACCGCTTTCTGAGCGTGCTGGGCAGCAGGATCTCCAGCACCACCGATGAAAAGGCGTAG